The DNA region TTCGACATCATCCCCACCAGCCTGCGGGACCTGTTCGGCTACCGGGCCGCGTTCCGCTGCACCACCCCGAACAGCTCGAACATCGTTCTCGGCCACGGCTGGGCCGAACAGGGCTACTCCGCTACCGACATCTCCCCCACCAACCAGGGCGCCGCGTACCTCCTCGCCGAGGGCGGCATGCCCCGCCGCATCAAGGTCGCCTACCTGTCCGACCAGCAGATCCAAGCCATCGCGGACTACGCCGCCTGGATCCGGCGACCCACCAGCTTAGACACCGTCAACCAGCGGTACGCCCCACTGGACTGGGGGATGGCCGCATGAACCGGCGAACCGGCAACACCGGACCGAAGGTGCCGTACTGCGATCTGGTCGTCACCGGCACCCACGCCGACGTCACCGCTCTACGCGACGCGGTCCGCGCCAGCGGCCGACTCGTCTACATGTCCGCACCCGCCCAGGTCAGCGCGGACGACCCCCGCATCCGGATCGTCATCCGGCTGACTCCCACCCACTGAAGGGAACCGTCTTGGAGCACATGAACACTCAGGTCGTGGCGGTGTGGGCCGTCGGCCCCGATGCGCCCGGCACCCAGGTCTTCACGGCGGACGAGTACGCCGACTGGGCCGAAACCAACACTGTGGCCGACGCCTACCCCTGGCCAGCCCGATTCTTCGGTCCCACCGACGACGGGCGGCTCGTCGAACTGACCCACACCGCGACCGCCGACGACTTCAACGCCGACGGCTACGCCGTCGTCACCCACACCTGGGACTACCCCGATCCGAGCACCGTCCGGATCACCGGGCGTGCGCACCGCCACGGTCAAGCCTGACCCCGGTAGCGCTCGCTACGCGGAACGACCGGCAGGACCGGCCTCAAGCCCTGGAAAGCTGTCCGGTCCTGCCGGCCACCACCACACCCATCCATGGAAGGACGTGGCCGTCATGAAGGCTACCCACACTCCCCCCACGATCGCATCCGTCGAGCCGACCCCGGCTGACGTCCTGCGCGCCGCTGCCATCTACCTGGAGCGGTACGACTGGGCACAGGGCGAGTTCTTCGCCCGCCCCAACCCCGCCGGATCGGCGCTGTTCCAGCCTGCCTGCGCCGTCGGTGCCATCTGCGCCGCCGCGAGCGGCCGATCCATCGCCGCTCTGGGTGACATCCCGTCCGGTCCGGACGGCTACCTCATCAACCGGGCGCTACACGTACTGGCCAGCTACCTCGACGGCAGCGATGTCGAGTCCGGTGCCGCTGACCTGATCGCCGACTGGAACGACGAACAGGGCCGCACCCTCGTCGACGTCATCCTCGCCCTCACCGACGCCGCCCGCGACTGGGACCGCCACTACCCGCGTGGCGGTGAGAGCTCGTGAACACCGTCGAGACCCCGTTGACGCCTGCCGTGCCACGGCAGAAGCGTCGGGGCGTCGTCGAGAACGACGAGTTCGCCGCCTTCGCCCGCCGGATCATCCGCGCTCACGGCCGCCGTGTCGCGAACGGAGACGTCGAGGCACTCCGTGACCTCACCGCGCTCGCCTCGGTGCTGGACGACACCATCGGGCAGGCCGTCACCGGCCTGCGTGCCTTCGGCTACTCCTGGGCCGAGATCGGCGCGCGGCTCGGCATCTCCCGCCAGGCCGCCCAGCAACGCTGGGGAGGCGACCGGTGAACGCTCGCCTCGACCCCCGGCTCACCACCGCCGGACTCACCATCACCGTTCCGACACTCATCGAACTGTGGGCAGCGCACACCCCGGCCGACAACCCCGCACCGGCCACCTGCCCGGCCTGCGGCCACACCTACGCCCCGGACGCGCCGCTGTGCCCCACCGCCGCCACCGTGCGGCCCTTGCTGCGCCGTCGCCGCAACGAGGTCGCACCCGCCGCCTTCGGGCGGCTGACCGTCAACCAGCACGAGGACCTGTTCGGTAAACGGCTGTCCACCCAGGTCCCCGCCTCCCGCGACCACCAGCCGGACAAGCCCGGCTACATCAGCGCACCGCTGTTTCCCATCGCCAGCGCGCCGACCGGAGGTGCCCGATGACGTCGACAGACTCCAACACCATCACTGAGCAGTTCGCCGCCGAGTACGCCCGCAACGCGGTCCCGGCGATGCTCAAGGCCATCAACTCCATCAAGCGGTACAACCGGTTCGTTCTCCTCGGCGCACTGCTGACCAGCTACCTGCACCAGGCCCACTACCTGTGGACCCAGGGTGCCAGCTACTTCGCCTACCTGGTACCGCTGATCTTCGACGCCGCGATGGTGTCGATGCTCACCGTCGTGCGTACCTCCGGCATCGCCAAGGACGCCAAACGCGGAGCCCTGATCGTCTTCGCCGCCGCCGCTCTGCTGTCGGCAACCATCAACTTCGCCTCACCCGGCAGCCTCGGCCTACGCCTCGTCTTCGCCCTGGTCGTCGTCCTCGTCATCGGCGTCGAACTCGTCGCCGGACGCATCCGCCCAGACTTCGCCGCCATCGAGGCCGAAGCCGCCGCCCTGCTCAACGCCGCCAACAACCTCAAGGCCAAAGCCGAACCCGAACCCGGCCCGGCGGCACCCCCGGCACCTGCGCCGGACACCGAACACCCGCCGACACCGACGCCGGTCGCCGAACCCGTATCGGCACCCATCCCCGCTGTCACCCTCCCGCCGACCCTGGCGATGACGGCCGCCGACCCGGCCACCCCGGTCGACGCGACACCGTCGATCCCTCAGCACCTGGTCCCCACGGCGCGCTTCGCCGCCGCCCAACACCTACAGGCCACCGGCCACCGGATCAGCCCTGACGGACTGGCCGCCCGACTCAACATCAGCCCTGCCGTCGCCGGCGCGCTGCTGACCGTCGTCGACCCCGACACTCCGGCCGTCAACGGCCACCACCTGACGGGGGACCGCCGATGAGCATTCACCTCGTCGACGTCGTCCAGGTCCTGCACACCTGCCCGGCCGACCCGCAACCCCACCCGTACGACATCCGCCGCACCCTCGTGCACGTCACTCCTGGCGGACCCTGCCGCGCACCGGTCACCATCCGCTGCGGCAACACCACCACCACGATCGACTGCGGACGGCACCGCCCCGCCGCCCACCAGTGCGGCGCATGCCGCACCACCGTGGTCGAACGAACCATCACCCACCGCACCCCACAGCAGGGACAGCGGTGACGGTTTCGACGCTGGACGCCGCACCCCGAGCCACCACGGCCCGGGGTGCGGTCTCGAACGCCGAACCCAGCACCCCCGCCGCCTGGTACACCGCACCCGCACACGCCTTCCACCGCGCCACCCAACCCGACTACTTCACCTGGCTCGACCACATCCGCCCCGCCGCCGGCTGCACCCGACCCATCCGCCTGGCCGGCACCCTCACCACCGTCGACCGCACCACCGGCCGCATCCTCGACCACACCCCCACCGGCGACCTACCCGACGCCGTCATCTACAAAGCCTGCGGCAACCGCCGCGCCACCGTCTGCCCCTCCTGCGCCACCACCTACCAGCAAGACGCCTACCAGCTCCTCCGCGCCGGCCTCACCGGCGGCAAAGGCATCCCCGACACGGTGGCCACCCACCCGGCCGTGTTCGTCACCCTCACCGCCCCATCGTTCGGCACCGTCCACACCCGCGCCGTCCGCCGCCACACCTGCACCAACCGACGCCGCTGCGACTGCCGCCCCGACCCCTGCCGCCCCCGCCGCGACACCCCCACCTGCCCCCACGGCCGCCCCGCCGTCTGCTGGGCACGCCACGAACCCACCGACGCCAACCTCGGCCGGCCGCTGTGCCTCGACTGCTACGACCACGACCACCACGTGGTGTGGAACCTCTACGCCGGTGAACTCTGGCGACGCACCAAACAAGCCGCTGAACGCCACCTCGCCGCCCTCGCCCGACGCCGCGGCATCCCACCCGTCGAGGTCGCCACCAGCACCGGCAAGACCCGCACCGTCCCCCCGGTACGGATCTCCCACGGCAAAGCCGCCGAGTTCCAGACACGCGGAGCCGTCCACTTCCACGCCCTCATCCGCCTCGACGGCGTCCACCCCGACGACCCGACAGCCGTCGCCCCACCGCCGCCCGGCTTCACCACCACCGATCTCGACCACGCGCTACGCCACGCCGCCACCCAGGTCGCCTACACCACCCCCACCCACCCCGACCAACCCGCCGGCTGGTCGATTGTCTGGGGCGAACAACTCGACATCCGCCCCATCAACCTCCCCACCAGCGGCGACGTGACTGACCAGATGGCCGCCGGCTACCTTGCCAAGTACGCCACCAAGAGCACCGAGGCCACCGGGCACCGGTCCACCCGTCTCGACGCCGACACCGTCGGCACCTACGCCGACCCCGACGGGGACCACACTGCCCGCCTCATCGACGCCTGCTGGCGACTCGGCCGGCCCACCGCCACCCCCGCACCACTGACTGACCGGCCACGCGCCGACCACCCCACACCCGGCTTCCGTGCCCGCTGGCAGTGCCCCGACTGCGGCACCCACACCCGTTACCCGGCCTGCCCCACCTGCACCGCCCGCCGTCAATCCGACCTTGACGGCGAACCGGGCGACAGTCGACCCGCCAACCCGTACGCCCGGCTACGCCGCTGGGCACACATGCTCGGCTTCGGCGGCCACTTCCTCACCAAGGCCCGCCGCTACTCCGTCACCTTCCGGCACCTGCGCGACAGCCGCGCCACCTACCGCCGCGAACACGACACCCACCACACCGGCCACCCCGCAGACGTAGTCCAGGCCGCCGACCACACCGACGCCGACACCACGCTCGTCATCGGCGCACTCACCTTCGCCGGAGCCGGCTGGCACAGCAGCGGAGACGCCCTGCTCGCCAACACCGCCGCCGCCCTCGCCCGCGAACGACAACGCACCGCCCGCGAAGAACTCGCCCACGAACTCTGGTCCACGACCCGGCCCACCCCCGCCGCCGCGTGACCACCCCGCCAACCGCAGAGAAAGGAACACGTTGGAACCCACCCCCGCTACCCGGCCCCGTGTCCTGCGCGTCGAGGAAGCCGCGCGTGAACTCGGCATCGGCCGGTCACTGGTCTACGACCTGATCCGTTCCGGCCGGCTGCGGTCGTTCAAGGTCGGAAGCCGCCGACTGATCCCGGCTGCCGCCATCGACGAAGCAATCGACCGACTCTCCCAGGAGGCAGCCTGATGGTCAGCGACAATCCCCGCCGCCGCTCCGGCGGCCCCGGCCGCAACCCCAACGGTGAAGGCTCGATCTACCAACGGGCCAGCGATGGCCGGTGGGTCGGTCAGGCATACGTGCTGACCACCGACGGCACTCGCAGACGCAAAGCCGTCTACGGCGCGACCTGGCAGGAAGCACACGACAAACTGACCGCACTCAAGGCTCAGTCTCGGCAGGGCATCCCCATCCCGGACCGGGCGTGGAAGCTCGCCGACTACCTGCCGTACTGGCTCGCCGGGTACGTCGCCGACCTCAAGCCGACCACCGCCCGAGGCTACGAGAGCGCCATCCGGCTCCACCTAATCCCCGCGCTCGGCACCAAGCGGGTCGATGGGCTCCAGGTGCAACACGTGCGCACGTTCCTCGACGAGTTCCGCCGCAAGTGCCTCTGCTGCACGGCCGGGACCGACAAGAACCGGCCGGCTGATCGGCAGTGCTGCTCTGCCGGTCGCTGCTGCGCGCACTACCCGAGCGCGCGTCAGATTCAGTTCGTGCACGCCGTGCTGCGAAACGCGCTGCAGCACGCGATGCGGGAAGAACTCGTTTCCCGCAACGTCGCCAAGCTGGTCCGCGTCCCGTCGCCGCGATACAAGGTCGGCAAGGGACTGCCGGTGGAACAGGCGCGGACGTTGCTCGCCGCCGCAGAAGGGCACCGGTTGTACGCGCTGTACGTCGTCGCCGCCACGATGGGACTACGACGCGGGGAACTGCTCGGACTCCGCTGGTCGGATCTCGACCTCGACAACGGCACGGTCAGCATCGCGCAGACTGTCCAGCGGGCCGGCGGCAAACTGCATCTGCAGGACACCAAGACGGAGGATTCGGAAAGCGTGCTGCCACTGCCGGACTGGACCTGGATGGTGCTGCTCGACCACCAGAAGGATCAGCAACGGGAGCGGGATCGGCTCGCCGAGGTCTGGGAGGATCACGACCTGGTCTTCCCATCCGAGCGGGGAACCCCGATGGAGCCGCGCAACCTGAACCGGCACTTCGCCGCGCTGCGGGACAAGGCGGGGCTACTCGATGTCCGGCTGCACGACTTCCGACACACGGTCGTTTCGCTGCTGATGGAGTTGGGCGTACCGCCGCACGTCGTCCAGGCCATCGCCCGGCACGCGGACGTAAAGATCACGCTGAAGATCTACGCGCATGCGAACCTCGACGTGATGCGCCAGGCGCTCGGCAAGCTCGACGGGCGGCTGTCGTGAACGCGGTTGCTGTCACCGTTGCTGTCAGCGGGCCGGCTGGCTGGCCCTCGACGACGCTCCGTCGCTGGTCGGGATGGGTGGGCGCGGCAGGTTTCGAACCTGCGACCCCTCGCTTGTAAGGCGAGTGCTCTTCCACTGAGCTACGCGCCCGGGCATGGCGGACGTACCGCCCCGGCGGCGGCTAGCTTACCCTGCCACGGTCGCCGGCCCGGCGGCCCCGTCCCATGCTGCGGAACGCGGCGTACCGGACCGGCCGGCACGAACAGCGGGAGCTACCCGGCAGGGACAGCGGGACCTGCCGGACGGTGGCTGGTCCCGCTGCGTACCGCCGGGGTCCGCCGGTCCGGGTGGTCAGTCGGACAGCTCGGCGATGGCCTTGCGCCAGACTGCCTGATCGCGGGCCTGGCCGGGGCCGTTCATCTCGGCGAACCGGACCACGCCGGCCTTGTCGATGAGGAAGGTGCCACGGTTGGCGATCCCGGCGGCGTCGTTGAACACCCCGTACGCCTGGGCGACGGCACCGTGCGGCCAGAAGTCGGCGAGCAGGGGGAACTGGAACCCTTCCTGCTCGGCCCAGATCTTGTGGGTGTAGACCGAGTCGACGCTGACCGTCAACGTCTGCACGTCGTCGTTGACGTACGCCTCGAGGTTGTCCCGGACCTCCTGCAGCTCGCCCTGGCAGGTGCCGGTGAACGCGAGCGGGTAGAAGATCAGCAGGACCGCCTGCCGACCTCGGAAGTCGGCCAGCCGGACCTCCTGGTTGTTCTGGTCCTTGAGAGTGAACTCCGGTGCCTGCGTACCGACCTCGACTGCCATGTCCGCTCCTTCGCTCACTTCTTCGCCTTGGCCCCACGGCGCAGGACCAGCCGGGCGGCGCTCCAGTCCTTGCCGGCGTTGACCATGGAAGTCTGCTGGAGTCCGGCGCTGGGCGCGGACTCGTTGATGTCGCTCGGTTCGACGTGGCCGTCGCGCCCGGCCTTGGGCGTCAGCAGCCACACCACGCCGTTGTCGGCCAGCGGGCCGAGGGAGTCGACGAGCAGTTCGAACAGGTCCCCGTCCCCGTCGCGGTACCACAGCAGCACCGCGTCGACGACCTCGTCGGTGTCCTCGTCGACCAACTCGCCGCAGCGGTCGGCCAGGGCGTCGCGGAGATCCTGGTCGACGTCGTCGTCGTAGCCGATCTCCATGACCACCATGCCCGGCTCGATGCCGAACCGGTCCGCCAGGCTCCGTACGCCGTCGGCGGCCTGACCAGCGGTCGCGCTCACTGTTGCTTGCCTCCTCGTCTTGAGCTGCCGGTATCCATCAGACACCGATAGCGGGTAGTTCACACAGTTGTGCCGGCCGGCGCAAGTGGCGCACCGAGTTCACCGGAATTTACCGCGCCAGCAGCGCTCGGGCACCCTGGGTGATGGCATCTTCGCTGACCAGCACCTGATGGGCGGCGGGGCCCAGCGGGATGAGCGAGTCGAGCGCGGCGATGCGGGCGGCGGCACCCACGTACCCGGCTTCGACGAGCGCGGCGAGCACCCCTTCGCCGACTCCGCCGGAGCGGCGGGTCTCGTCGACGATGAGCACCCGGCCGGTGGCGGTGGCCTCCCGCGCGATGTCGGCGACCGGCAGCGGGGCCAGCCAGCGCAGGTCGACGACGCGGCAGCCGATCCCCTCGGCGGCCAACCGGGCGGCGACCCGCAGCGACATCCGTACGCCGTTGCCGAAGGTGATCACGGTCAGGTCCTCGGCGCTGCCGATCGGGTAGCTGCGGGCCCGTCCGATCGGAACGTGTCCGGTGCCCCACTCGCCGGGCGGCGGGTAGGGTGCGAGCCACTGCCCGTCGTCGGCGGCGTACAGGTCGCGGGTGGCGTACCCGGCGACGGGTTCGACGAAGACGCAGACGCTGCCGTCGACGGCGGCGCTGGCCAGGCAGGACCGCAGCAGTCCGGCGGCGTCGGCGGCCCGGGCGGGTACCGCCAGCACGATCCCGGGGATGTCGCGCAGCACCGCGAGGGAGTTGTCGTTGTGCCGGTGTCCGCCCAGTGCGTCCTGGTACGCCAGGCCGGGCACCCGCAGCACGAGTGGGTTGCGGTAGCCGCCCCGGGAGAGGAACTGCAAGGTGGCGGCTTCGCCGCGCAGCTGGTCCTCGCCGCCGTGCAGGTAGGTCAGGTACGGCAGCTCGACCACCGGCAGCTGCCCGGCC from Solwaraspora sp. WMMD791 includes:
- a CDS encoding DUF2637 domain-containing protein, translated to MTSTDSNTITEQFAAEYARNAVPAMLKAINSIKRYNRFVLLGALLTSYLHQAHYLWTQGASYFAYLVPLIFDAAMVSMLTVVRTSGIAKDAKRGALIVFAAAALLSATINFASPGSLGLRLVFALVVVLVIGVELVAGRIRPDFAAIEAEAAALLNAANNLKAKAEPEPGPAAPPAPAPDTEHPPTPTPVAEPVSAPIPAVTLPPTLAMTAADPATPVDATPSIPQHLVPTARFAAAQHLQATGHRISPDGLAARLNISPAVAGALLTVVDPDTPAVNGHHLTGDRR
- a CDS encoding replication initiator codes for the protein MTVSTLDAAPRATTARGAVSNAEPSTPAAWYTAPAHAFHRATQPDYFTWLDHIRPAAGCTRPIRLAGTLTTVDRTTGRILDHTPTGDLPDAVIYKACGNRRATVCPSCATTYQQDAYQLLRAGLTGGKGIPDTVATHPAVFVTLTAPSFGTVHTRAVRRHTCTNRRRCDCRPDPCRPRRDTPTCPHGRPAVCWARHEPTDANLGRPLCLDCYDHDHHVVWNLYAGELWRRTKQAAERHLAALARRRGIPPVEVATSTGKTRTVPPVRISHGKAAEFQTRGAVHFHALIRLDGVHPDDPTAVAPPPPGFTTTDLDHALRHAATQVAYTTPTHPDQPAGWSIVWGEQLDIRPINLPTSGDVTDQMAAGYLAKYATKSTEATGHRSTRLDADTVGTYADPDGDHTARLIDACWRLGRPTATPAPLTDRPRADHPTPGFRARWQCPDCGTHTRYPACPTCTARRQSDLDGEPGDSRPANPYARLRRWAHMLGFGGHFLTKARRYSVTFRHLRDSRATYRREHDTHHTGHPADVVQAADHTDADTTLVIGALTFAGAGWHSSGDALLANTAAALARERQRTAREELAHELWSTTRPTPAAA
- a CDS encoding helix-turn-helix domain-containing protein, translated to MEPTPATRPRVLRVEEAARELGIGRSLVYDLIRSGRLRSFKVGSRRLIPAAAIDEAIDRLSQEAA
- a CDS encoding site-specific integrase; amino-acid sequence: MVSDNPRRRSGGPGRNPNGEGSIYQRASDGRWVGQAYVLTTDGTRRRKAVYGATWQEAHDKLTALKAQSRQGIPIPDRAWKLADYLPYWLAGYVADLKPTTARGYESAIRLHLIPALGTKRVDGLQVQHVRTFLDEFRRKCLCCTAGTDKNRPADRQCCSAGRCCAHYPSARQIQFVHAVLRNALQHAMREELVSRNVAKLVRVPSPRYKVGKGLPVEQARTLLAAAEGHRLYALYVVAATMGLRRGELLGLRWSDLDLDNGTVSIAQTVQRAGGKLHLQDTKTEDSESVLPLPDWTWMVLLDHQKDQQRERDRLAEVWEDHDLVFPSERGTPMEPRNLNRHFAALRDKAGLLDVRLHDFRHTVVSLLMELGVPPHVVQAIARHADVKITLKIYAHANLDVMRQALGKLDGRLS
- a CDS encoding peroxiredoxin, yielding MAVEVGTQAPEFTLKDQNNQEVRLADFRGRQAVLLIFYPLAFTGTCQGELQEVRDNLEAYVNDDVQTLTVSVDSVYTHKIWAEQEGFQFPLLADFWPHGAVAQAYGVFNDAAGIANRGTFLIDKAGVVRFAEMNGPGQARDQAVWRKAIAELSD
- a CDS encoding DUF3052 domain-containing protein: MSATAGQAADGVRSLADRFGIEPGMVVMEIGYDDDVDQDLRDALADRCGELVDEDTDEVVDAVLLWYRDGDGDLFELLVDSLGPLADNGVVWLLTPKAGRDGHVEPSDINESAPSAGLQQTSMVNAGKDWSAARLVLRRGAKAKK